The following coding sequences are from one Triticum dicoccoides isolate Atlit2015 ecotype Zavitan chromosome 4A, WEW_v2.0, whole genome shotgun sequence window:
- the LOC119285727 gene encoding 50S ribosomal protein L6, chloroplastic-like, with protein MASLSPSLHLPCNSRIGFLGKSQGILLRVIPAGRVGFIRKTVECKESRIGKKPIEVPSNVTLTLEEQFVKAKGPLGELTLNYPAEVKVVKEETGKLRVFKTVETKRANQMHGLFRTLTDNIIVGVSKGFDKRLQLVGVGYRATVEGKDLVMNLGFSHPVRMAVPEGLQVKVEENTRIIVSGYDKSEIGQFAATIKKWRPPEPYKGKGIRYQDEIVRRKEGKAGKKK; from the exons ATGGcgtccctctccccctccctccaCCTCCCTTG CAATTCAAGAATTGGCTTCCTTGGGAAGTCACAAGGCATACTTCTTCGTGTTATCCCTGCTGGCAGAGTTGGTTTCATTAGAAAAACAGTGGAATGCAAGGAATCTAGAATCGGAAAGAAGCCGATTGAAGTTCCATCAAATGTTACTCTAACACTAGAGGAGCAGTTTGTCAAAGCTAAGGGTCCACTAGGAGAGTTGACATTAAACTATCCCGCCGAAGTAAAAGTTGTGAAAGAAGAGACTGGCAAATTGAGAGTATTCAAGACTGTGGAAACCAAAAGGGCGAATCAGATGCATGGCCTTTTCAG AACCCTGACGGACAACATCATCGTGGGGGTGTCAAAAGGATTTGACAAGAGGCTTCAGTTAGTGGGGGTTGGGTACCGTGCGACGGTGGAGGGCAAAGACCTGGTGATGAACCTGGGATTCTCGCACCCTGTCCGGATGGCTGTCCCAGAAGGACTTCAAGTCAAGGTGGAGGAGAACACGAGAATCATCGTGAGTGGGTACGATAAGAGCGAAATCGGCCAGTTTGCTGCCACCATAAAGAAGTGGAGGCCTCCGGAGCCATACAAGGGGAAGGGTATCCGGTACCAGGACGAGATTGTCAGGAGGAAGGAGGGCAAAGCTGGGAAGAAGAAATAG